In Trichoplusia ni isolate ovarian cell line Hi5 chromosome 6 unlocalized genomic scaffold, tn1 tig00002022_group5, whole genome shotgun sequence, the DNA window TACGACAACTTTACGATGTCCATAACAGTAAACATGTGTGACGACGGGCATTACACAGGCCGTCTAAATCTTAGTGTCAATGTGAATCAATAGTACAAACGGAGGATCCATAAACAGCCAAGGTTTATAGAACATTCGAGAGTTGAGAGGATGTTCAGAGATCTTAAGTCTTCGGTTATGTGAGAAACTTAGACCCTTACACACAAGCCGATACTTATTTTATACTGGACAAGTTTAGTTAGCAGACGCTGCTAAGTATAAATCTCGTCGGATTAACATAACGGTTGCTCACTTATTATCATTGTATATTGCGTTTAAAAAGTCTTTGGACATTTTTTCTGCATAGCGATTTGTGTCGTGTTTGTTGAagataaatcaaaaacaaaatcaaaaaaaattatttcaagaaggccgttttcaaaaatttaaggtgatgactctagttgcgcggttccaaagtgtcactcttatggagaagaaccgatGTTAGAAATATAGCCTTTAAAAAGATACTTCAATGGACACAAGTGCTTTCCTGCTTGATAAACGCTAAGCCTGAATGAACACCAAACAAAACAGCTTTAAAACAGAAGAATTGCAGTTTCTCACTAATGTACACAATTTTCGCTATTTTTTATATGCTTGGTTATAAAGGCAACGACACATAACTCATGCAACGGTATCGTTCACCCTCATCAGACATAATACCAGTCGACATGAATAGAACCTCGTTTGTGGTAAATATTCCGGGAATACAAGGCttatgtattcaatattcttttattgaTAACATAGTATTAGTAAAAAGGTATGTTTACGAACGGTATCTTCACTTTTAGTTggtgttttaaatgttacttaaagttttatatttaatttgtttaatattttaaaacaaatccaaGTTTTAAATCGACTAAAGCAATGTAAGTAAGCTGAGtgcaaatgtttttattttttttagtaggAATTTAAGAAATTTTAGAATTGAATTCTCTTTCACACTCAAATGATATGAAGCTGTAATCACGCGTTTATTTCGGATCGCCCGACTACCTGCACCTGAACGATGCTCCTAACCATGAGATAATGTGGTAGtgacataaatatttagtacTTTGTAACAATatcgtatatttttaatgaaaaattaaattgacacggtatattatgtacttttgaTTGATTCAGGTTTTTACCTCGCTTGCAACTCAAGTAGGGTTATGCATGGCATGATTTACAAaaagttcataaatattatagaacGTAAAAGagaaaagtaatattttgcttTCCTTTTGTCTTTGAGCAATTATTTAGATATACAAACTTTTTGGTAAATAGACATAGGTAAGGTACATAAATATAGtgtatttgcataatttaatcaatataatataaaaatattaagaggacTTTTGAGGTgagacaataatttaaatattttgcactTAACGCATTTGCTTGAAGCTCAAtcagaaaactatttttacatgCATTTGACATGCCTATGAAGTAAGGTAATATCGTATGCCCGTTTTTTATTAGTTAGCCTAAAACTTTATTCAGTAGGTTTTAATGCACGTTAATTATGATCTTTGCTAGTAATCGTAGGATACTTTTTCCCTTCTGTGATTCGGAAGGAAAGCTAATTATTTTACTCCATAGAAAATATcgctttaatattaaattagcatTGAAAGCAAATCGTTGGTAGGTATATTAACTTGTAAGTGTTGTAACCTAACCTTTCTTTTTCAGACAGTGCTTTCTTTCAAAGGATTTAAAGTTTAACGCTAAACATTTAAAAGTGATGGTACATGAAAGTGAACGTATGTAGAAAtatctcttttttttaacagtttgcactacattataaaatagtgtttaatattaacaagatagtgacataaaataaaagagtgTAGTCCCATTGTGATGTCAGTGAATAGCAGCGTCATTGGTGCAAAAATGCAATGGGCTGGTGGGGGGGAGGGCGGCGTTCTGATTGGCTGTCACAGTGATTCATTGCATTCAATAGTAAACTCCCATTGAGTACGAACGCCTGAACTCCAAAATGTCGGCAGGTAAAACTTATTTACTACGTCATTTAAATGTgctattaattaaaactccttgataaataatcataataaataattggaaataaattGGCCACTTTCGAGTCCAAAATTcagaaagttttaattaaaatatatgagcAATCAGTGCCGTTGATTGAAATATAATCAGTCGACACTGAttgaaatacttaaatatatattttaacatttcactgtaattttgtaatttgatttgaacaatattaatttcatcttTCAGATCACGAAACTAATAGCAAAATAACAATAGGTAACTATACGCCTATACCTATCTTCATGTTGAATTGTTTGCGTGATTTCCTCACAGGTGTCATTTCTCAAGCAGGGTCCGCCGTGGCCATGATTGGAGCGAACCTCCGCTTCGGCTCGGCGGGGGCTACTAATTCCTCGATAGTGAACAACACGAGGCATTGTCCGCCAGGCGGCGCTGCTAGCGCTGCGGCCCTACTGGCGCTGTCAGGCCTCGGGATATCAGCTAACATGGCTCTGATGGCTGTTATCCTCAGCAAGAAACAATTACGAAGGTAATAGAAATTGCATCTTCCTTCTTAAAAGCATTCATtctttatattatgaaaatgataACGTTGCTAGCCTGGTCGCCTTTGTGGAAGTATTCAgagtaagtaaattaaaaaaatggaaagtaatattttacatacaagaAAACCGTAGCCAGTTTTATTAGAAACACTAAAGTCCAAAacaatataatcaaataaattcaaggaaaaaacaaacataaatcaaCCCTTAATACTTAGAAAAAAAGCTATAAATTCAAGGCACCGTTTTCAAACGAAGAATGGGTGTACaggaaaatataaatgtttatcatTATTCAAATGTTGCTTATTTTACGAGCCGCGGTTTACTGCCGTCAGAATATGGTGTACGAGAAAATGACAGTTTGGGGCATTCAGTATAACGGTAATGATATTGTGTGTATTATTGCCGAGCCTGATCGGCGCCAGAGATTGGGCACGTATGTATTCGTGAACACGGAATACACCCTCTACATATACGTCGCATTTCAAACTTTCGATCCAGTCAATTTTATTCCCCAAGTGACTAGCGCTATCCAAACTATAAAGGCTTGTACATTTCGTACCTGACTAATGACTAAGTTCACCGGTTACAGGACTCATGCACAAAGTCCCTTTTGAGCTCTACATTAGCCCGATTTACATTTTACATGACGGCCCTGTCTGATAATTGTTTGGCTAAGGTGCCATCTGATTAAATCCAATTTGAAGTTGAGTCGTTGAAAAAGTTTTGGAGACGACGAAATTGGAAAGCttctttcataattaaattgagtTTGGACTTTCATTGTAGCAGCCATTTAAATGACATCATTATAGACGCCTTTTTCACATTTgaagtatgtattaaaaatgtatagaagtaatttaaatgaatctcCTAGTTTCCCAATTATTCGAAGTCCTGTCTATTGGTAAACTACCAACATTGGAACATTTTGTCATAGTCCCAAAATAgttgaataaacttttttaattaattaggaaAATGTGCCATTCTCAATGTCCAAAATTCACTTGATATGCGGACATTTACAGTAAGGGGACATTAAATTTGTACTATATTCtcgattttaaaatactacCTTTATTAGAGAAATTTTGTTCCAAAAAAATCGAACGTAGTTTATGCAAGGTCAAGTACTGGTCAACAAATTCTGGGAAATTCTCCCCTATGGAAGACACTTACCCAGAAAGTACACACCGCTGTTATAAGACTTCTCTATTACCCAATTTTCTTTGAGTACCTTTATCCTCTCAAGATAAAAGATAAAGCCTCTAGAAAATATGATTTACACCAGAGGGGATCTCAATTTGCTGCGAAATCAAATTACCGATTCACTACCAGGAGTAATTCGATAAGACAGCATCTATTTGAATCTGATTTAAAGGTGTCGAGCAGAGATATCGTCAATCTGTTATTAGATTGAGATAAACACCTGGGGATCGATATTAAGGACTGTAATGCCAGAATTAAGAGAAATTGAAAGTGTCGAAAATGAGTATTTTTGGGaccaaattgttttttgtctCAAATACTTTTTGCGTGAatactatctatctatctacaaATATCAATTTCTTATCCCCTAAAATTGAATGACaaagaattttgataaaatatcctTTGATATCAAGTAACTGAAATGATATTTATTAGTAACTGGTGTCGATTTCACTGACACGGCGTAGATTGACAATATTATTCCACTTTCAAGACAAGTGAAGAAGCACCCAAATAACTTTCTTCGTTCAAGAATTGACATGTCAGGGGTGTGGAAATATTTTGGAGCGGACTATTTTCGTCTTGTAAGCCAACATTTGGTTATGCAATATGTATGGCACCGGAATCTAGGGAAGATCGATATGTTCCGTTACAAGTACGAATATATTCTGATGGAAGTGCTTTTTCAATATTGCTTAGGAAAATGAAGGAAGGGATCTGAGTGGTTTTTGGTATGTCGCGTCAAAATggaatgagattttttttagactttGGTTCAACCCTTTCGAGTCCTTTTTGAAATGATTTGTCTTCACAGAACTACCAAAAacgaaatgaattatttttgaattcgGTGTTAATTTAAAGGTTGATAACTCTATCattctttcaatttattttggcACGTAGGtgtgtgattttattattattatcattgccACGTTGCTCAAAGCTTCCAAATGGTCTACATTATACGTTCGCTGTCTACAAAGAGTATTTGACGTATTTTGTATGCAGTATGTAACAAAGTTGTTGAACTAGTTCCATCAACAATTCAAGCTGGACCTGCAACATTGTTTTTGACGTTGCTGCCAGCTTACTTATTAATGTTCTTGGAAAATGGTTTCCGCAAGCTATGTATTACATGTGACATTTTAATGTGTTTGAGAATATTTTGAATTACGAGGAACAAAAATCACACGcttatattataaaggtgaaagtttaaccttgataatatttgaaatgaagTAATGTGTATATATAGATACATACTTTTTAGTCTCGGGAACACTATGAGGCgcaaatttgaaaataatgctGCAAAGTGATTGAGTTAAACATGGTGAAGCAGTTTTGCCATCTGCTTTACCCCGTCCCACCCATCATTATTGAAAATATGATGTTAAGCTGCctgttatttagttttactaCTTTTTACCTTTAAACCTATCGAAACTTCACCTGCAAACTATAGCGGCTACAATTTCGTCAAGCACTACTTAACAACAAAACTCTACAATCACCCTCGAAATGTatatcaaaacttaaaaaagtgcCCACAAAGAAAACGGTCACCGAGGGAACTATCAACAAAAACTGTCCCTTATCCCAAAACTTTCGGAACGTACACAAATAGCATCACCTGATGTATTATTTACGGGAGAATTCTGGGGAAATTCCCCCGGACCCTCCACTGTTCCCCGTCTTTCCCTAAGTGCGTGACACAAGATGATTGATAAATTACCCCTCAATTTATTATACCCGATATTTGACGTAATGAGTTATAACTGTTACTTTTTGTCGGGTTGCTCTTGACATGGGTGTGAAACATCAGCCTTTGCTGATTGTACGAGTCGTATTTGTATAGGTGGTACTATAGTACatatgcgtatttatcgggactaCTAGTTTGATGTTAATTTTCATCACGTATTTGCAATTGGTAGTAGCATCAGGAACATGAATGTCATCAGAATTTCTCGCCTACATGTCGATGCACGATGTATGCAAATGTCGGCGgtaatgtaaatttaatatacTTGAAACATTTTCTAGAATGACGTTTCTGTTATATAATTTGGTAATTCAAACAGCCTGTTTTTCCTATACACTTTACcttctaaagaaaaataatatagttttggGCTTCCTTTTTCATTAGGCATAAATgataagatttttaaaagttaGGTTTTCTGTTATTCTAAAATTGCATAATTTACAAGGTAACTAAGTAAAGGTTTTATTGCAGATGGTCTCATGGGCTGCTGTTTCACCAGGCGGTAGTGGATCTTGCTCGGGCTGCGATCCTACTACCGCTTGGTATCGCTGTGTTCCGCTGCCAACCAGTCTACAAATGTTCACTGGTAGAAACCGCATTTTTACTACTGGTAAGTTTGGTTTATACTGAAGTTGTATTAGCAAAATATTGGTTGTACATATACCTACGTAATTCGTCTCTGTAATACTTGTTCGTGTTATAAATATCATGGGTTACGAAAATTCTACTTTAAACTGATGTGCCATCGCTAATCTACTGCTAATCCGGTTACCAAGCAATCCCAAATAAAAACAGACCCTCaaagcattaaaatttgttaaaaaaaaaacaaaatatgttattttacattCCCTTTTGAAGCTTAATGTGACAGCCACCTGACATAGCCTAACATAATGCAATTACTCGGTAGGTAAGCTTccattaattattgtaatgtttacATTAGAGGGCCTAATCCAACGGAAAACAGAGTCGGTCAATGTTTGCCGTTAGATCATATCGATTAATGGTCCATAACTTGACCATCGTACCATATGGCCCCATTATGTTATATGAACCATCGGgccttttattattattaatggacCAGAATAACGTTATTAGCAGTATGAATTAGGATGATTGCagtgtttttttgtaatgttgtggTATTTTTGATGAAGCGAATTCCctattttttaactgttaagTCGGTTTATTGGCTGTGGAAGTGGAACACATACCTTTTTTGCTTTTGATTAAACTTTTCATCCGATTTGTAAAAGAAATGAACATGAagacaataattttgtttcaagaCCTTAGTCCTTAAAACCGCCCTTTTGTTATCATTTGAGGCGCGTTTTCCTCCACAATTCCTTTGTTAGATATCAAATGAGGCTGAAGTTAAGTATCATCAAAATCAGATGAACATCAGTAAAATGCAAAATGTAACAGATCTTTGCTGACAAAAGTACGATTGTTTGGGAACTGGAGGCAGTTGGGAACATAAAAGTGATTTATCGGCACTTAAGTTGAGTTTGGACGAGAAAAGAGCCAAGAATAATCTTCGATGCTTAATTTTGATTGTATCTTATAAGGTTTGGCATAGTTTGATAGTTTGGTGAATGCGTCCGGAATATGATTAGGCAGAAAATATAGAATTACGTGAGTGAAGACAAGTAATTTATGTTATACGATAACAAAGCATTGTTTTACTGAAACTTTCTTATCGCTATCGTCAGGGAGCTAGGCAAAATTTCGAACAAAATaactgtgtatttttttcagaatgtTAGTCCTATATCCTAACtctattttgtaaatgtagtataaaaaaactcgaaacattaaatgttttagtcatattattttttcggTAAGTAAATGTCTGTCTACCTTCGTTTCTGACACCAACTATATTTTAGGTGACGGTGTCAACAGTGAACATGCTTACGACAGTTCTCAACGACAGTCCAATTTTCCCCGAAAACGAAGAAGAGCAAGCTGATTTATCAGCGCCATTACTGATGGACAGCCCGCAGGTAACATTATGACCAAGTTGTTTCCTCCACGGTCGTTTTCCCAACTttaatttggacgaaatttcgAAATTGTCGCAGATAAAACTCAAATTTCCTTTTGGCAAATTCAATAATGAAATTCTGGGTCCCTTTAAGTGTTCATTTGCTAGTCTGGATTTCCAGctatttaaactatattttccTTGTCCATTATGTAAATCCTAAGGTAAATATTCCTTTTGTTGCAGTGCGTCCTTTTCGGAACATTCATGATTTGGTTCGCATCGATAACAATAAATCTTGGTCCCACGTTCTTATCGGGGGCTTTAGCTGCCAGTGCTGGCTCGTACGGGTCTTACGGACCAGCTCCGTCGTGTCCTTTAGTCCGAGGACCCTTCAGGCATTATGTACTTAACGCTCTTTGGATAGGCGTTAACGCTGTCTGCGTTGGATTGACACTTTTCCACTTGAAAAAGCTCCACCGGGACCTTACCAAGGTTTGTATAGCATTAATCACAACACTCCACCTACACTCCCTAAAACAGATGGCATGGAGAGGTTAGTTTTGTGAGCCACTAACATAAAAGTAACGCTTTGTCTACATTGTTTGCATCATTACCTCATACTCATAAAACCGACGTCTCCATGTTCATCGGATTGCAAAGTAATGTTGTTCCCATAACATGTCATCCATGGCTTTATGAGAACTGGTAATAGCTATAGCGGTTGTTTTGAATGACATGTAACAAGTTCGGTAGTGCAATGCAGTTCACAGTCGCAAGAGACGCAAGACTAGAGCGCTCCGAAACTCGTTGAAACTCACGAAGTCATCCGCATAATTTCAAGTCGCTGTACAATATTGTGCATATATATATAGTCATACGTTGGCCGGTATAGGAATTTTTGTTGGTACTCTGCCAATATTCCTTGCGGTATACCgcaaataagatttaaattttcgGAATTCGCCCCACTCTAAATGGAGGTTTGCATTTTAGAAATGCACTGTCCATATCAATTGTAAACAACAAAACCATACTCAATGCTTGCCGTTGCCAAAGTGCGGTCCAGATTTAAGTATTcgataaatttaaatcttatcGCATGCAGGCTAACGT includes these proteins:
- the LOC113506232 gene encoding uncharacterized protein LOC113506232 isoform X3; the encoded protein is MSAGVISQAGSAVAMIGANLRFGSAGATNSSIVNNTRHCPPGGAASAAALLALSGLGISANMALMAVILSKKQLRRWSHGLLFHQAVVDLARAAILLPLGIAVFRCQPVYKCSLVETAFLLLVTVSTVNMLTTVLNDSPIFPENEEEQADLSAPLLMDSPQCVLFGTFMIWFASITINLGPTFLSGALAASAGSYGSYGPAPSCPLVRGPFRHYVLNALWIGVNAVCVGLTLFHLKKLHRDLTKANVEAVRVAGLVTTLVSMAGDNRRMDSLPNSVGPRTVDGTMSDGHCRPSGSANLPLGGGRRLRGYLARVEREGVRRVRMFVVITAAYILFWGPLFIITLLHHPALTSHIAYEMYFQITLHISYVHAAVNPLLFMALHRALRRAALQLCCGCCVHWSQFVLALTAAAQSPLAPASFSPAAVSPEPPPAPPPPMAPPAPPAPAHAAPPAPHTMMGDEDMMGEAWSGSVRRPPRSPSPLLPAI
- the LOC113506232 gene encoding uncharacterized protein LOC113506232 isoform X4, with the translated sequence MSAGSAVAMIGANLRFGSAGATNSSIVNNTRHCPPGGAASAAALLALSGLGISANMALMAVILSKKQLRRWSHGLLFHQAVVDLARAAILLPLGIAVFRCQPVYKCSLVETAFLLLVTVSTVNMLTTVLNDSPIFPENEEEQADLSAPLLMDSPQCVLFGTFMIWFASITINLGPTFLSGALAASAGSYGSYGPAPSCPLVRGPFRHYVLNALWIGVNAVCVGLTLFHLKKLHRDLTKANVEAVRVAGLVTTLVSMAGDNRRMDSLPNSVGPRTVDGTMSDGHCRPSGSANLPLGGGRRLRGYLARVEREGVRRVRMFVVITAAYILFWGPLFIITLLHHPALTSHIAYEMYFQITLHISYVHAAVNPLLFMALHRALRRAALQLCCGCCVHWSQFVLALTAAAQSPLAPASFSPAAVSPEPPPAPPPPMAPPAPPAPAHAAPPAPHTMMGDEDMMGEAWSGSVRRPPRSPSPLLPAI
- the LOC113506232 gene encoding uncharacterized protein LOC113506232 isoform X1; this translates as MSADHETNSKITIAGSAVAMIGANLRFGSAGATNSSIVNNTRHCPPGGAASAAALLALSGLGISANMALMAVILSKKQLRRWSHGLLFHQAVVDLARAAILLPLGIAVFRCQPVYKCSLVETAFLLLVTVSTVNMLTTVLNDSPIFPENEEEQADLSAPLLMDSPQCVLFGTFMIWFASITINLGPTFLSGALAASAGSYGSYGPAPSCPLVRGPFRHYVLNALWIGVNAVCVGLTLFHLKKLHRDLTKANVEAVRVAGLVTTLVSMAGDNRRMDSLPNSVGPRTVDGTMSDGHCRPSGSANLPLGGGRRLRGYLARVEREGVRRVRMFVVITAAYILFWGPLFIITLLHHPALTSHIAYEMYFQITLHISYVHAAVNPLLFMALHRALRRAALQLCCGCCVHWSQFVLALTAAAQSPLAPASFSPAAVSPEPPPAPPPPMAPPAPPAPAHAAPPAPHTMMGDEDMMGEAWSGSVRRPPRSPSPLLPAI
- the LOC113506232 gene encoding uncharacterized protein LOC113506232 isoform X2, with the translated sequence MSADHETNSKITIGSAVAMIGANLRFGSAGATNSSIVNNTRHCPPGGAASAAALLALSGLGISANMALMAVILSKKQLRRWSHGLLFHQAVVDLARAAILLPLGIAVFRCQPVYKCSLVETAFLLLVTVSTVNMLTTVLNDSPIFPENEEEQADLSAPLLMDSPQCVLFGTFMIWFASITINLGPTFLSGALAASAGSYGSYGPAPSCPLVRGPFRHYVLNALWIGVNAVCVGLTLFHLKKLHRDLTKANVEAVRVAGLVTTLVSMAGDNRRMDSLPNSVGPRTVDGTMSDGHCRPSGSANLPLGGGRRLRGYLARVEREGVRRVRMFVVITAAYILFWGPLFIITLLHHPALTSHIAYEMYFQITLHISYVHAAVNPLLFMALHRALRRAALQLCCGCCVHWSQFVLALTAAAQSPLAPASFSPAAVSPEPPPAPPPPMAPPAPPAPAHAAPPAPHTMMGDEDMMGEAWSGSVRRPPRSPSPLLPAI